A region of the Labrys wisconsinensis genome:
GAGAACCGGCCGGTCTCGATCACGGTCGGCAGCACGACCTCGACCTTCGTCTACGGGCCCGACGGAGGGCGGCTGAAGAAGATCACCAAGGCCGCACCGCGGGGCTGCCCAGGAGCCGGGCCGACGGAGACGACGCTCTACGCCTTCGGCGACGAGCGTGTCACCTATGCCGGCTCGTCCTTCGCCTGCGTGCCGACAACGCCGACCTGGATCACCTATCCGACCTCGACCACCAAGCGCGAGGCCATCCCCGGCCAGGCGGCGACGACCTATCTCCTGCTGAAGGACCATCTCGGCTCGGTGCGGGTGGTGGCGGATGCGGCGATGGGTGCCCTGGTCTCATCCTCGAGCTACGCGCCCTTCGGCTTCCAGCGCGCCGGCACGACCTCGACGGCGACGCGCGAGAGCCGAGCCTATATCGACCAGGTGCAGGACGAGACCGGGCTGCTCTACCTCAATGCCCGCTATTACGACCCGAAGGTTGCCCGCTTCATCTCGCCCGACTGGTGGGATCCGACGCAGGACGGCGTCGGCACCAATCGCTATGCCTATGCCGCCAACGATCCGGTGAACGTCAGCGACCCATCCGGTCACAAGATGGGTGATCCGGGCCGTGTCGACATGCATGCGGGCGACGGTGGGGTGGGCGATTATAGCGGGGGTGGAGGAGGTGGGGGAGGCGGAGGAGGCGGTGGTGGGGTTGATTCTTCGTCGCCTGGAGACGACGTGACGTACAATGACACCGCCGCGGGCTTTGCAGCAAATCCTAGAAATAGGTGGAACGGTGGGTTCTTCGCCGCGCTCTTTAGTGGTGGTCCAAAGGATA
Encoded here:
- a CDS encoding RHS repeat-associated core domain-containing protein — encoded protein: ENRPVSITVGSTTSTFVYGPDGGRLKKITKAAPRGCPGAGPTETTLYAFGDERVTYAGSSFACVPTTPTWITYPTSTTKREAIPGQAATTYLLLKDHLGSVRVVADAAMGALVSSSSYAPFGFQRAGTTSTATRESRAYIDQVQDETGLLYLNARYYDPKVARFISPDWWDPTQDGVGTNRYAYAANDPVNVSDPSGHKMGDPGRVDMHAGDGGVGDYSGGGGGGGGGGGGGGVDSSSPGDDVTYNDTAAGFAANPRNRWNGGFFAALFSGGPKDIAKPNYGWFGFDTGSIFGFQRASALYMSVLSRGYGSFTPHTIAETVLGIPGKGGFLTMDRAAIAILKVVNPISIEKNVEIGGMLYQEKNGYYTYTSPVVGWSTGVAYFTYANLPDGARITGSYHTHANYSINVKGDAVATGNPLQDDYDSDHFSPDDLDQIREHQADFDTDYTGYLATPGGIMRYYTPYKDDEGTLNP